The proteins below are encoded in one region of Apium graveolens cultivar Ventura chromosome 4, ASM990537v1, whole genome shotgun sequence:
- the LOC141720111 gene encoding uncharacterized protein LOC141720111 isoform X1, whose amino-acid sequence MGLLGLFNQLSILFSMVLFLFILSIDHAFAKECSNHIHPQLSSHSFRYHLLKSNNHTITDQIFSISRKILSQKGEMDSIMMHVNTKNLGEFSRGFLKQVELKDVRLEPNSIHGHAQQTNLEYLLLLDVDRLVWSFRNTAGLSTPGVAYGGWEAPDCELRGHFVGHYLSASALMWASTHNDTLKKKMFAVVSALHDCQNNMGTGYLSAFPSEQFDRFETLKPVWAPYYTIHKILAGLLDQYTLANNTQSLEMIKWMVNYIYKRVKNVIWKYSIARHYQALNEETGGMNDVLYKLYSITGNQKHFILAQLFDKPCFLGLLAVKADDISGFHANTHIPIVIGSQMRYELTGDLLYKEIGKFFMDIVNSSYSYATGGTSHGEFWRDPKRLASFLDAENEESCTTYNMLKVSRNLFRWTKEVGYADYYERALTNGVLSIQRGREPGIMIYMLPLGHGESKARSDNEGWGTKYDSFWCCYGTGIESFSKLGDSIYFEEEGEVPGIYITQYISSSFNWKSQNIFINLKAEPVVSWDDHLHVAVIISSNKQKEASTLNFRIPSWAKIEASNAFLNDQKLFLPNPGSFLSITREWSSYDKITLELPMSIRLEAIQDDRPEYASDHAILYGPYLLVGLSSADRNINTDTAGSILDWITPIPAAYNSHLITLSQEFKNKLLVLTNSNRSITIGMLPETGSNHSVYATFRLILKNSTSSKLLRPEDCIGKKVGLEPFDLPGMVVVERGINQTLGIADAIGVDSTFILVQGLDGKSETVSLESVRHRGCFLYSNLDLHSRVKLKCSAGSSDVKFIQAASFRLRDGISKYDPISFVAKGLKRNFLLQPILSLRDENYVVYFKLDSKKLNAEL is encoded by the exons ATGGGTTTATTGGGGCTTTTcaatcaattgagtattttatttaGTATGGTATTGTTCTTGTTTATATTATCAATTGATCATGCTTTTGCTAAAGAGTGTAGTAATCATATTCATCCTCAATTATCGTCACATAGTTTTAGATATCACCTGCTAAAATCAAACAATCACACTATCACCGATCAGATTTTTTCGATTTCTAGGAAGATTTTGAGTCAAAAAGGCGAAATGGATTCGATTATGATGCACGTAAATACGAAGAATTTAGGTGAGTTTTCTCGAGGTTTTTTAAAGCAAGTGGAGTTGAAAGATGTGAGATTGGAGCCTAATTCTATACATGGACATGCTCAGCAGACGAATTTAGAGTATTTGTTGTTGCTGGATGTTGATAGATTGGTTTGGAGTTTTAGGAACACTGCTGGGTTGTCCACTCCAGGTGTTGCCTATGGAGGTTGGGAGGCGCCTGACTGTGAGCTTCGCGGACATTTTGTAG GACATTATCTCAGTGCTTCAGCTTTAATGTGGGCTAGCACACACAATGATACTCTTAAAAAGAAAATGTTTGCAGTGGTTTCTGCTCTACATGACTGTCAAAATAATATGGGTACAGGATATCTTTCTGCTTTCCCGTCTGAGCAATTTGATCGCTTTGAAACTCTAAAACCTGTATGGGCACCTTATTACACCATTCACAAG ATATTGGCAGGTCTTCTGGATCAGTACACATTAGCTAACAATACTCAATCTCTGGAAATGATCAAGTGGATGGTTAATTACATCTACAAGCGTGTGAAAAATGTAATATGGAAGTACAGCATTGCAAGACACTATCAGGCATTGAATGAAGAAACGGGTGGCATGAATGATGTTCTATACAAATTGTACAGCATAACG GGAAATCAGAAACATTTTATCTTAGCTCAACTTTTTGACAAACCCTGTTTTTTAGGATTGCTGGCTGTGAAG GCTGATGATATATCTGGTTTTCATGCCAATactcatattccaattgttattGGATCTCAAATGCGATATGAACTTACGGGTGATCTACTCTATAAG GAAATTGGAAAGTTCTTCATGGACATTGTGAACTCTTCTTACAGCTATGCGACAGGAGGAACATCTCATGGCGAGTTCTG GAGAGACCCGAAGCGATTGGCAAGCTTTCTAGATGCTGAGAATGAAGAATCTTGCACAACTTATAATATGCTGAAG GTCTCGCGCAACCTCTTCAGATGGACGAAGGAAGTAGGTTATGCGGATTATTATGAACGGGCACTCACAAATGGGGTACTGAGCATCCAGAGAGGCCGAGAACCTGGAATTATGATCTACATGCTACCACTAGGTCATGGAGAATCCAAGGCTAGAAGTGATAATGAAGGGTGGGGAACAAAGTATGATAGTTTCTGGTGCTGCTATGGGACAG GAATTGAGTCATTCTCAAAGTTAGGAGATTCAATATACTTTGAAGAGGAGGGAGAAGTTCCAGGGATTTACATCACCCAGTACATATCAAGCTCATTTAATTGGAAATCACAAAATATCTTCATAAATCTGAAAGCTGAGCCTGTTGTTTCATGGGATGACCACCTTCATGTAGCAGTTATAATTTCGTCAAACAAG CAAAAGGAAGCATCTACTTTAAATTTTAGAATACCTTCTTGGGCTAAAATAGAGGCTTCAAATGCATTCTTAAATGACCAGAAACTGTTTCTACCAAATCCAG GTAGTTTCTTATCAAtaacccgggaatggagctctTATGATAAAATCACTCTTGAGCTACCCATGAGTATTAGATTGGAGGCGATTCAAG ATGATCGACCTGAATATGCTTCCGATCATGCAATTCTATATGGCCCCTACCTTCTTGTTGGTCTCAGCAGTGCTGATAGGAACATTAATACGGACACAGCAGGTTCTATATTAGACTGGATTACTCCAATTCCAGCTGCATATAATTCTCATCTGATTACACTTTCCCAAGAATTCAAAAACAAATTACTTGTCCTTACAAACTCAAATAGATCCATTACAATTGGAATGTTACCTGAAACTGGATCAAATCATTCCGTCTATGCCACTTTTAGGCTCATCTTAAAAAACTCAACTTCCTCAAAACTTTTAAGACCGGAAGATTGTATTGGAAAAAAGGTTGGGCTGGAACCATTTGATCTTCCAGGTATGGTTGTCGTGGAGCGAGGAATAAATCAAACCCTTGGCATAGCAGATGCCATTGGTGTCGATTCGACCTTCATTTTGGTTCAAGGACTAGATGGAAAGAGCGAAACAGTTTCATTAGAGTCTGTAAGACACAGAGGTTGTTTTTTGTACAGTAATCTTGATCTTCACTCGAGGGTGAAGCTTAAATGCAGTGCTGGATCATCTGATGTCAAATTTATTCAAGCAGCTAGCTTCAGATTAAGAGATGGAATCAGCAAGTATGATCCAATTAGCTTCGTGGCCAAAGGACTAAAAAGGAACTTTCTTCTGCAACCTATATTAAGTTTAAGGGATGAGAATTATGTAGTTTATTTCAAACTTGATTCCAAAAAATTAAATGCAGAACTTTAG
- the LOC141720111 gene encoding uncharacterized protein LOC141720111 isoform X2: protein MDSIMMHVNTKNLGEFSRGFLKQVELKDVRLEPNSIHGHAQQTNLEYLLLLDVDRLVWSFRNTAGLSTPGVAYGGWEAPDCELRGHFVGHYLSASALMWASTHNDTLKKKMFAVVSALHDCQNNMGTGYLSAFPSEQFDRFETLKPVWAPYYTIHKILAGLLDQYTLANNTQSLEMIKWMVNYIYKRVKNVIWKYSIARHYQALNEETGGMNDVLYKLYSITGNQKHFILAQLFDKPCFLGLLAVKADDISGFHANTHIPIVIGSQMRYELTGDLLYKEIGKFFMDIVNSSYSYATGGTSHGEFWRDPKRLASFLDAENEESCTTYNMLKVSRNLFRWTKEVGYADYYERALTNGVLSIQRGREPGIMIYMLPLGHGESKARSDNEGWGTKYDSFWCCYGTGIESFSKLGDSIYFEEEGEVPGIYITQYISSSFNWKSQNIFINLKAEPVVSWDDHLHVAVIISSNKQKEASTLNFRIPSWAKIEASNAFLNDQKLFLPNPGSFLSITREWSSYDKITLELPMSIRLEAIQDDRPEYASDHAILYGPYLLVGLSSADRNINTDTAGSILDWITPIPAAYNSHLITLSQEFKNKLLVLTNSNRSITIGMLPETGSNHSVYATFRLILKNSTSSKLLRPEDCIGKKVGLEPFDLPGMVVVERGINQTLGIADAIGVDSTFILVQGLDGKSETVSLESVRHRGCFLYSNLDLHSRVKLKCSAGSSDVKFIQAASFRLRDGISKYDPISFVAKGLKRNFLLQPILSLRDENYVVYFKLDSKKLNAEL from the exons ATGGATTCGATTATGATGCACGTAAATACGAAGAATTTAGGTGAGTTTTCTCGAGGTTTTTTAAAGCAAGTGGAGTTGAAAGATGTGAGATTGGAGCCTAATTCTATACATGGACATGCTCAGCAGACGAATTTAGAGTATTTGTTGTTGCTGGATGTTGATAGATTGGTTTGGAGTTTTAGGAACACTGCTGGGTTGTCCACTCCAGGTGTTGCCTATGGAGGTTGGGAGGCGCCTGACTGTGAGCTTCGCGGACATTTTGTAG GACATTATCTCAGTGCTTCAGCTTTAATGTGGGCTAGCACACACAATGATACTCTTAAAAAGAAAATGTTTGCAGTGGTTTCTGCTCTACATGACTGTCAAAATAATATGGGTACAGGATATCTTTCTGCTTTCCCGTCTGAGCAATTTGATCGCTTTGAAACTCTAAAACCTGTATGGGCACCTTATTACACCATTCACAAG ATATTGGCAGGTCTTCTGGATCAGTACACATTAGCTAACAATACTCAATCTCTGGAAATGATCAAGTGGATGGTTAATTACATCTACAAGCGTGTGAAAAATGTAATATGGAAGTACAGCATTGCAAGACACTATCAGGCATTGAATGAAGAAACGGGTGGCATGAATGATGTTCTATACAAATTGTACAGCATAACG GGAAATCAGAAACATTTTATCTTAGCTCAACTTTTTGACAAACCCTGTTTTTTAGGATTGCTGGCTGTGAAG GCTGATGATATATCTGGTTTTCATGCCAATactcatattccaattgttattGGATCTCAAATGCGATATGAACTTACGGGTGATCTACTCTATAAG GAAATTGGAAAGTTCTTCATGGACATTGTGAACTCTTCTTACAGCTATGCGACAGGAGGAACATCTCATGGCGAGTTCTG GAGAGACCCGAAGCGATTGGCAAGCTTTCTAGATGCTGAGAATGAAGAATCTTGCACAACTTATAATATGCTGAAG GTCTCGCGCAACCTCTTCAGATGGACGAAGGAAGTAGGTTATGCGGATTATTATGAACGGGCACTCACAAATGGGGTACTGAGCATCCAGAGAGGCCGAGAACCTGGAATTATGATCTACATGCTACCACTAGGTCATGGAGAATCCAAGGCTAGAAGTGATAATGAAGGGTGGGGAACAAAGTATGATAGTTTCTGGTGCTGCTATGGGACAG GAATTGAGTCATTCTCAAAGTTAGGAGATTCAATATACTTTGAAGAGGAGGGAGAAGTTCCAGGGATTTACATCACCCAGTACATATCAAGCTCATTTAATTGGAAATCACAAAATATCTTCATAAATCTGAAAGCTGAGCCTGTTGTTTCATGGGATGACCACCTTCATGTAGCAGTTATAATTTCGTCAAACAAG CAAAAGGAAGCATCTACTTTAAATTTTAGAATACCTTCTTGGGCTAAAATAGAGGCTTCAAATGCATTCTTAAATGACCAGAAACTGTTTCTACCAAATCCAG GTAGTTTCTTATCAAtaacccgggaatggagctctTATGATAAAATCACTCTTGAGCTACCCATGAGTATTAGATTGGAGGCGATTCAAG ATGATCGACCTGAATATGCTTCCGATCATGCAATTCTATATGGCCCCTACCTTCTTGTTGGTCTCAGCAGTGCTGATAGGAACATTAATACGGACACAGCAGGTTCTATATTAGACTGGATTACTCCAATTCCAGCTGCATATAATTCTCATCTGATTACACTTTCCCAAGAATTCAAAAACAAATTACTTGTCCTTACAAACTCAAATAGATCCATTACAATTGGAATGTTACCTGAAACTGGATCAAATCATTCCGTCTATGCCACTTTTAGGCTCATCTTAAAAAACTCAACTTCCTCAAAACTTTTAAGACCGGAAGATTGTATTGGAAAAAAGGTTGGGCTGGAACCATTTGATCTTCCAGGTATGGTTGTCGTGGAGCGAGGAATAAATCAAACCCTTGGCATAGCAGATGCCATTGGTGTCGATTCGACCTTCATTTTGGTTCAAGGACTAGATGGAAAGAGCGAAACAGTTTCATTAGAGTCTGTAAGACACAGAGGTTGTTTTTTGTACAGTAATCTTGATCTTCACTCGAGGGTGAAGCTTAAATGCAGTGCTGGATCATCTGATGTCAAATTTATTCAAGCAGCTAGCTTCAGATTAAGAGATGGAATCAGCAAGTATGATCCAATTAGCTTCGTGGCCAAAGGACTAAAAAGGAACTTTCTTCTGCAACCTATATTAAGTTTAAGGGATGAGAATTATGTAGTTTATTTCAAACTTGATTCCAAAAAATTAAATGCAGAACTTTAG